A genomic region of Janthinobacterium lividum contains the following coding sequences:
- the bla gene encoding subclass B3 metallo-beta-lactamase, whose amino-acid sequence MPPTLTRALALALLAGHGSLALAQAPVTPPTPGCDVCATWNADQAPFRIFGNTYYVGVKGLSSVLVTSPQGHVLIDGGLPESAPKISANIGTLGFRIEDVKLILNSHGHIDHAGGLAELQQRSNALVAASPSAALDLASGEVGPDDPQYHALPKYPPVKDMRLARDGGRFNVGPVNLTAHATPGHTPGGLSWTWQSCDGPRCLNMVYADSLNAVSRPGFKFSASSEYPNAVADLRRSFETLEKLPCDVLISAHPEASQLWERLEASATAGSEAFIDPQACRAYVATARTVLEARLEQER is encoded by the coding sequence ATGCCCCCCACTCTTACGCGCGCGCTGGCACTGGCGCTGCTGGCAGGCCATGGCTCCCTGGCATTGGCGCAAGCGCCAGTCACGCCGCCGACGCCTGGCTGCGATGTCTGCGCCACCTGGAATGCGGACCAGGCCCCCTTTCGCATCTTCGGCAATACCTATTATGTGGGCGTCAAAGGCCTCAGTTCCGTGCTGGTGACGTCGCCGCAGGGCCACGTGCTGATCGACGGCGGCTTGCCGGAATCGGCGCCCAAGATCAGCGCCAATATCGGCACGCTGGGTTTTCGCATCGAGGACGTCAAGCTGATCCTCAATTCGCACGGCCATATCGACCATGCGGGTGGCCTGGCCGAACTGCAGCAGCGCAGCAATGCGCTGGTGGCCGCCAGCCCGTCGGCGGCGCTGGACCTGGCGTCGGGCGAAGTGGGGCCGGACGACCCGCAATACCACGCGCTGCCCAAGTACCCGCCCGTCAAGGACATGCGCCTGGCGCGCGACGGCGGCCGGTTCAACGTCGGTCCCGTCAACCTGACGGCGCACGCCACGCCGGGCCACACGCCCGGAGGCTTGAGCTGGACGTGGCAATCGTGCGACGGCCCCCGCTGCCTGAACATGGTCTACGCGGACAGCCTCAACGCCGTCTCGCGTCCCGGTTTCAAGTTCAGCGCCAGCAGCGAATATCCGAACGCGGTGGCGGACTTGCGCCGCAGCTTCGAGACCCTGGAAAAACTGCCTTGCGACGTGCTGATCTCCGCCCACCCGGAGGCGTCGCAGCTGTGGGAGCGGCTGGAAGCGAGTGCCACGGCCGGCAGCGAGGCGTTCATCGACCCGCAGGCCTGCCGCGCCTACGTGGCGACGGCGCGCACCGTGCTCGAGGCGCGCCTGGAGCAGGAACGGTAG
- a CDS encoding LLM class flavin-dependent oxidoreductase, giving the protein MAKTIRFNAFQMNTVGHQSPGLWTHARDRSHRYTDPQHWTELARLLEAGLFDAVFLADVLGVYDVYRGSLDAALEHGVQVPLNDPLALVPIMAQATTHLGFGVTCALTYEHPYTFARRMSTLDHLTGGRIGWNIVTGYLDSAARNLGLGQQLGHDERYDLADEYLDVVYKLWEKSWDDDAVVNDKTRGIYADPARVHPINHAGRHYQVPGIHLCEPSPQRTPLLYQAGTSPRGTRFAARHAEATFVSGPSKTVVKRYADDLRAAVRQAGRDGDALLIYAQALVITGATEEEARAKHADYLRHVNIEAALVLLSGWTGVDFSRYPLDATIDYIDSPAGRSALASFSQADPSRTWTVREAAEYIGLGGRGPVLVGDARQVADQLENWLDETGIDGFNLAFAVAHDSMADVVEHIVPELQRRGRYRTQYEEGSLRHKVFGQGPRLPADHAGRQVSIAPDSATLAAA; this is encoded by the coding sequence ATGGCAAAGACGATACGCTTCAACGCCTTCCAGATGAATACCGTCGGCCACCAGTCGCCGGGCCTGTGGACGCATGCGCGCGACCGCAGCCACCGCTATACCGATCCGCAGCACTGGACGGAACTGGCGCGGCTGCTAGAAGCGGGTCTGTTCGACGCGGTGTTCCTGGCCGACGTGCTGGGCGTGTATGACGTGTACCGGGGCAGCCTCGATGCGGCCCTGGAACACGGCGTGCAGGTGCCGCTGAACGACCCGCTGGCCCTCGTGCCCATCATGGCGCAGGCGACCACGCACCTGGGTTTCGGCGTCACCTGCGCCCTCACCTATGAACATCCGTACACGTTCGCGCGGCGCATGTCCACCCTCGACCACCTGACTGGCGGGCGCATCGGCTGGAATATCGTCACCGGCTATCTCGATAGCGCGGCGCGCAACCTGGGCCTGGGCCAGCAACTGGGCCACGACGAGCGCTACGACCTGGCCGACGAATACCTCGACGTCGTCTACAAGCTGTGGGAAAAAAGCTGGGACGACGACGCCGTCGTCAACGACAAGACACGCGGCATCTATGCCGATCCGGCCAGAGTCCATCCAATCAACCATGCCGGGCGCCACTACCAGGTGCCCGGCATCCATTTGTGCGAGCCGTCGCCGCAGCGCACGCCCCTGCTGTACCAGGCGGGTACCTCGCCGCGCGGCACGCGCTTCGCGGCGCGCCATGCGGAAGCCACCTTTGTCAGTGGCCCCAGCAAGACGGTTGTGAAACGCTACGCCGACGACCTGCGCGCCGCCGTGCGGCAGGCCGGCCGCGATGGCGACGCGCTGCTGATCTACGCGCAGGCGCTGGTCATCACGGGCGCCACAGAGGAAGAAGCGCGCGCCAAGCATGCCGACTACCTGCGCCACGTGAATATCGAGGCGGCCCTCGTGCTGCTGTCCGGCTGGACGGGCGTCGATTTCAGCCGCTACCCGCTCGACGCCACCATCGACTACATCGATTCCCCGGCCGGCCGCTCGGCGCTGGCCTCGTTCAGCCAGGCCGACCCGAGTCGCACATGGACGGTACGCGAAGCGGCCGAATACATCGGCCTGGGCGGACGCGGCCCGGTGCTGGTGGGCGATGCGCGCCAGGTGGCCGACCAGCTGGAAAACTGGCTCGACGAGACGGGCATCGACGGCTTCAACCTCGCCTTCGCCGTGGCCCACGACAGCATGGCCGACGTGGTGGAACACATCGTGCCGGAACTGCAGCGGCGCGGCCGCTACCGCACCCAATACGAGGAAGGCAGCTTGCGCCACAAGGTCTTCGGCCAGGGCCCCCGCCTGCCCGCCGATCACGCGGGCCGGCAGGTCAGCATCGCACCGGACAGCGCCACCCTGGCCGCCGCATGA
- a CDS encoding MetQ/NlpA family ABC transporter substrate-binding protein encodes MTIARRSILLSALTLALTATFAHAKDPKDITIGTSAGPYADQIKLGIKPILEKQGYKVKLVEFNDYIQPNFALAEGSLDANVFQHIVYLKKFALEHKLALTDLITIPTAPIAIYSKKHKTLDDVKEGTTVGLPNDPTNQARALVLLDQLGWIKLRASFDPVRASEKDIAVNTRKIKLLPLEAAQLPRSLGDTDYSFINGNYALASGLKLTDALVAEKISPNYINLVAVRTADKDKQFAKDLAAAYRSREFLDITNKHFAGYSKPDYQQALQTAAK; translated from the coding sequence ATGACCATCGCCCGCCGCAGCATCCTCCTCAGCGCCCTGACCCTGGCCTTGACGGCCACCTTCGCCCACGCCAAGGACCCGAAGGACATCACCATCGGCACCAGCGCCGGGCCGTACGCGGACCAGATCAAGCTGGGCATCAAGCCCATCCTGGAAAAGCAGGGCTACAAGGTCAAGCTGGTGGAATTCAACGACTACATCCAGCCGAACTTCGCGCTGGCCGAGGGTTCGCTGGACGCCAACGTCTTCCAGCACATCGTCTACCTGAAGAAATTCGCGCTGGAGCACAAGCTGGCCCTGACGGACCTGATCACGATCCCCACGGCGCCGATTGCCATCTACAGCAAGAAGCACAAGACCCTGGACGACGTGAAGGAAGGCACGACGGTGGGCTTGCCGAACGATCCGACCAACCAGGCACGCGCGCTGGTGCTGCTCGACCAGCTGGGCTGGATCAAGCTGCGCGCCAGCTTCGACCCCGTGCGCGCGTCGGAAAAGGATATCGCCGTCAACACCAGGAAAATCAAGCTGCTGCCGCTGGAAGCGGCACAGCTGCCACGCTCGCTGGGCGACACCGACTACTCCTTCATCAACGGCAATTACGCGCTGGCGTCGGGGCTGAAACTGACGGACGCGCTGGTGGCCGAGAAAATCTCGCCCAACTACATCAACCTGGTAGCCGTGCGCACGGCGGACAAGGACAAGCAGTTCGCAAAAGACCTGGCGGCCGCCTACCGCTCGCGCGAATTCCTCGACATCACGAATAAACACTTTGCCGGCTATTCGAAACCCGACTACCAGCAAGCCTTGCAGACGGCGGCCAAGTAA
- a CDS encoding acyl-CoA dehydrogenase family protein: MSSVFLHAARPQPPVPEPLQDAISIATSLAARLAETANARDQAGGHAAQEREWLRESGLLTLSIPVEFGGQGASWPLVYQVIRILARADSALAHVFGFHHLQLAGLQLYGSAQQQRRLLALTVDERLFWGNALNPLDKRVTAADSDDGFTLDGIKSFSSGSVGSDWLTVSAWHAPTQTALIAALPTRQDGVTVQADWDAFGQRQTDSGNVHFHGVALPRELVLQAPAQAATPQATVRSQIAQLIMANLYLGIAEGAFEAARRYTDEQAKAWFASGVAKATDDPLVQHRYGQLWLLLRPAQVLADAAAQELEKVFRKGALVTARERGLLAVAVAEAKCLAHKAGLEISSQMFELTGARSTSAQYGYDRFWRNVRVHTLHDPIDYKLRDLGRFALTGTVPEPTAYS, from the coding sequence ATGTCTAGCGTTTTTCTCCATGCCGCCCGTCCCCAGCCACCTGTGCCGGAACCCCTGCAGGACGCCATCAGCATCGCCACGTCGCTGGCCGCGCGCCTGGCTGAAACGGCCAATGCCCGCGACCAGGCCGGCGGGCACGCTGCGCAGGAACGCGAATGGCTGCGCGAGTCGGGTTTGCTCACCTTGTCGATCCCCGTGGAATTCGGCGGCCAGGGCGCGTCGTGGCCCCTCGTGTACCAGGTGATCCGCATCCTGGCGCGGGCCGACAGCGCACTGGCGCATGTCTTCGGCTTCCACCACCTGCAGCTGGCCGGCCTGCAGCTGTATGGCAGCGCGCAGCAGCAGCGCCGCCTGCTCGCCTTGACGGTCGACGAGCGCCTGTTCTGGGGCAATGCCTTGAATCCCCTCGACAAACGGGTCACCGCGGCCGACAGTGACGACGGTTTCACCCTCGACGGCATCAAGAGCTTTTCTTCCGGTTCCGTGGGGTCGGACTGGCTGACCGTCTCCGCCTGGCATGCGCCCACGCAAACGGCGCTGATCGCCGCCCTGCCCACGCGCCAGGATGGCGTCACCGTGCAGGCGGACTGGGATGCCTTCGGCCAGCGCCAGACGGACAGCGGCAATGTGCATTTCCACGGCGTCGCCCTGCCGCGCGAACTGGTGCTGCAAGCGCCCGCGCAGGCCGCCACGCCGCAAGCCACCGTGCGCTCGCAGATCGCGCAACTGATCATGGCCAACCTCTATCTGGGCATCGCCGAAGGCGCGTTCGAGGCGGCGCGCCGGTACACGGACGAGCAGGCGAAAGCCTGGTTTGCCTCGGGCGTGGCCAAGGCAACGGACGACCCATTGGTGCAGCACCGCTACGGCCAGCTGTGGCTCTTGCTGCGTCCCGCGCAAGTGCTGGCCGACGCGGCGGCGCAGGAACTGGAAAAGGTGTTCCGCAAGGGCGCGCTGGTGACGGCGCGCGAACGGGGCTTGCTGGCCGTGGCCGTGGCCGAAGCCAAGTGCCTGGCGCACAAGGCTGGGCTGGAAATCAGCAGCCAGATGTTCGAACTGACGGGCGCCCGTTCCACCTCGGCCCAGTATGGCTACGACCGTTTCTGGCGCAACGTGCGCGTGCATACCCTGCACGACCCCATCGACTACAAGCTGCGCGACCTGGGACGCTTTGCCTTGACCGGCACGGTGCCCGAACCAACCGCGTATTCATAA
- the ssuE gene encoding NADPH-dependent FMN reductase has translation MSILLLGGSPQLPSSSSRLLLHIGEQLALQGHSYAKLHVRDLPAQALLLADYDDAAIARAVRDVADADAIVIATPIYKASYTGLLKAFLDLLPQDGLAGKLVLPLATGGGHAHTLALDYALRPVLHALGAKQVFTSIYANAQQLAWHEERGLSLDAPIAERVQAGIEELSTGLFVLQGQRPSAPADIPLPVRSLQDQPYAPQYQAA, from the coding sequence ATGAGCATCTTGTTATTGGGCGGTAGCCCGCAACTCCCATCGAGTTCCAGCCGTCTGCTGCTGCATATCGGCGAACAGCTGGCGCTGCAGGGCCATAGCTACGCCAAGCTGCATGTGCGCGACTTGCCGGCACAAGCCTTGCTGCTGGCCGACTACGACGACGCGGCGATTGCCCGCGCCGTGCGCGACGTGGCTGACGCGGACGCCATCGTGATCGCCACGCCCATCTACAAGGCTTCATATACCGGCTTGCTGAAAGCCTTCCTCGACCTGTTGCCGCAAGATGGCCTGGCCGGCAAGCTGGTGCTGCCGCTGGCCACGGGCGGCGGCCATGCCCACACCCTGGCGCTCGACTATGCGCTGCGTCCCGTGCTGCATGCGCTGGGCGCCAAGCAAGTCTTCACCAGCATCTATGCCAATGCGCAGCAGCTGGCGTGGCATGAAGAGCGGGGCCTGAGCCTGGATGCGCCGATTGCCGAACGCGTGCAGGCCGGCATCGAGGAACTCTCCACCGGCCTGTTCGTGCTGCAGGGACAGCGCCCGTCCGCGCCGGCCGATATCCCGTTGCCCGTGCGTTCGCTGCAAGACCAGCCTTACGCGCCCCAGTATCAAGCCGCCTGA
- a CDS encoding sulfonate ABC transporter substrate-binding protein, which produces MTHRHAQRLSRRTTLGLLFAAAAGVMAAGMPAAAQAQAKGEVRIGYQKYGTLTLLKGRGTLEKRLAEQGVGVKWTEFPAGPVLLEGLNVGSIDFGTVGEAPPIFAQAAGANLVYVGNEPASPASEAIVVPKGSGLRTLADLKGKKIALNKGSNVHYLLLKALEKAGVAYADIQPVFLPPADARAAFERGSVDAWAIWDPFLAAAEKQLGARVLADGKGLVANYQFYLASRTYAEKNPEILRIVLDEVAKVDDWGRNNPEEVATILAAQTGLSKDVVALAASRYAYGVKPVSVDVIASQQRVADAFSSLKLIPKPIVVKDALLPARQLATSTK; this is translated from the coding sequence ATGACACACCGCCACGCACAACGACTCTCGCGCCGTACCACCCTGGGCCTGCTGTTTGCCGCCGCCGCGGGCGTGATGGCGGCCGGCATGCCGGCCGCGGCGCAGGCGCAGGCCAAGGGGGAGGTCCGCATCGGTTACCAGAAATACGGCACGTTGACCCTGCTCAAAGGGCGCGGCACGCTGGAAAAACGCCTGGCAGAGCAGGGCGTGGGCGTGAAATGGACGGAGTTCCCGGCCGGTCCCGTGCTGCTGGAAGGCCTCAACGTGGGCAGCATCGACTTCGGCACCGTGGGCGAGGCGCCGCCGATCTTTGCCCAGGCGGCCGGCGCGAATCTGGTGTATGTCGGCAATGAGCCGGCGTCGCCGGCCAGCGAAGCCATCGTCGTGCCCAAGGGTTCCGGCCTGCGCACCTTGGCCGACTTGAAGGGCAAGAAAATCGCCCTGAACAAGGGCTCGAACGTGCATTACCTGTTATTGAAGGCGCTGGAAAAGGCCGGTGTCGCGTACGCCGACATCCAGCCCGTGTTCCTGCCGCCGGCCGATGCGCGCGCCGCCTTCGAGCGGGGCAGCGTGGACGCGTGGGCCATCTGGGATCCGTTCCTGGCGGCCGCCGAAAAGCAGCTGGGTGCCCGCGTCCTGGCCGATGGCAAGGGCCTGGTGGCGAACTACCAGTTCTACCTGGCCTCGCGCACGTATGCGGAAAAAAATCCCGAGATCCTGCGCATCGTGCTCGATGAAGTGGCCAAGGTCGATGACTGGGGCCGCAACAATCCGGAAGAAGTGGCGACGATCCTCGCCGCGCAGACGGGCTTGAGCAAGGATGTCGTGGCGCTGGCCGCTTCGCGCTATGCGTATGGCGTCAAACCCGTGTCGGTCGATGTCATCGCTTCGCAGCAAAGGGTGGCGGACGCGTTTTCCAGCCTGAAGCTGATTCCGAAACCGATCGTCGTCAAGGACGCGCTGCTGCCGGCGCGCCAGCTGGCCACCAGCACAAAATAA
- the ssuD gene encoding FMNH2-dependent alkanesulfonate monooxygenase — MSLNVFWFIPTHGDSRYLGTSQGARPVDADYLRQVAVAADTLGYDGVLLPTGRSCEDAWVVASSLISVTQKLKFLVAIRPGLSTPGLAVRMASTFDRLSNGRLLINVVTGGDQGELEADGLFADHAKRYEISDEFIKVWRATLAGEGGAAGYDFEGKHIQVKGAKTLYPPVQKPYPPLYFGGSSEPAHELAAEQMDVYLTWGEPPAAVAEKIADIRARAAKKGRTVRFGIRLHVIVRETNEAAWRAADELISHLDDDIIAKAQAAFGKMDSVGQQRMAALHGGRRDKLEVSPNLWAGVGLVRGGAGTALVGDGPTVVARMQEYADLGIDTFIFSGYPHLEESYRFAELVFPLLGKGKALGEQSLTGPFGEVMASNIVPAAPQKKAA, encoded by the coding sequence ATGTCATTGAATGTCTTCTGGTTCATCCCTACCCACGGCGACAGCCGCTACCTGGGCACGTCGCAGGGCGCGCGCCCCGTCGATGCCGATTATTTGCGTCAGGTGGCGGTGGCCGCCGACACGCTTGGCTACGACGGCGTGCTGCTGCCCACGGGCCGCTCCTGCGAGGACGCGTGGGTGGTGGCGTCGTCGCTGATCAGCGTGACGCAAAAGCTCAAATTCCTCGTGGCCATCCGCCCCGGCCTGTCCACGCCCGGCCTGGCCGTGCGCATGGCGTCCACCTTTGACCGCCTGTCGAACGGGCGCCTCTTGATCAATGTCGTCACGGGCGGCGACCAGGGCGAGCTGGAAGCGGACGGCCTGTTTGCCGACCACGCCAAGCGCTATGAAATTTCCGATGAATTCATCAAGGTGTGGCGCGCCACCCTGGCGGGCGAGGGCGGCGCGGCCGGCTACGATTTCGAGGGCAAGCATATCCAGGTAAAGGGCGCGAAAACCCTGTACCCGCCCGTGCAGAAACCGTATCCGCCCCTGTATTTCGGCGGCTCGTCCGAGCCGGCGCATGAACTGGCGGCCGAGCAGATGGACGTGTACCTGACGTGGGGCGAGCCGCCGGCCGCCGTGGCCGAGAAAATCGCCGACATCCGCGCGCGCGCCGCGAAAAAAGGCCGCACAGTCCGGTTTGGCATCCGATTGCACGTGATCGTGCGCGAAACCAACGAGGCGGCCTGGCGCGCGGCCGATGAACTGATCAGTCACCTGGACGATGACATCATCGCCAAGGCGCAGGCGGCCTTCGGCAAGATGGATTCCGTGGGCCAGCAGCGCATGGCGGCCTTGCATGGCGGGCGGCGCGACAAGCTCGAAGTGTCGCCGAATCTCTGGGCCGGCGTGGGCCTGGTGCGCGGCGGCGCGGGCACGGCCCTGGTCGGCGACGGCCCGACCGTGGTGGCGCGCATGCAGGAATACGCGGACCTGGGCATCGATACCTTCATTTTCTCCGGTTATCCGCACCTGGAAGAGTCGTACCGCTTCGCCGAACTGGTATTTCCGCTGCTGGGCAAGGGCAAGGCCTTGGGTGAGCAGTCACTGACGGGGCCCTTCGGCGAAGTCATGGCCAGCAATATCGTGCCGGCCGCGCCGCAGAAAAAGGCGGCCTGA
- the ssuC gene encoding aliphatic sulfonate ABC transporter permease SsuC — protein MAAGSIQRAGAAPWRNALAPWALPVALLLAWQLAAQWGWLSSRILPEPWAVAKAFWHLAVSGELWLHLKTSLWRATVGFAIGAGLGLLLGLLTGSFRHAETLLDTTLQMVRNIPALALIPLVILWFGIDETAKLFLLAVGVFFPVYLNTFHGIRSADQGLIEMAKSYGLSGWPLYRDVILPAAMPSILVGVRFSLGLVWVLLIVAETISAQAGIGYMTMNAREFLQTDVVLVGILLYALLGKLADLFSRRLERHCLRWNPAYR, from the coding sequence ATGGCGGCCGGCTCCATACAACGGGCAGGCGCCGCGCCGTGGCGTAATGCCTTGGCGCCATGGGCCTTGCCTGTGGCGCTGCTGCTGGCCTGGCAACTGGCGGCGCAGTGGGGCTGGCTGTCGAGCCGCATCCTGCCCGAGCCGTGGGCCGTGGCGAAAGCCTTCTGGCACCTGGCCGTGTCGGGCGAACTGTGGCTGCACCTGAAAACGAGCTTGTGGCGCGCGACGGTCGGTTTCGCCATCGGCGCGGGACTGGGTTTGCTGCTGGGGTTATTGACGGGCAGCTTCCGCCATGCGGAAACGCTGCTCGACACGACCCTGCAAATGGTGCGCAACATCCCCGCGCTGGCCCTGATTCCGCTGGTGATCCTGTGGTTCGGCATCGACGAGACGGCCAAGCTGTTTCTGCTGGCCGTCGGCGTGTTCTTTCCCGTCTACCTGAATACCTTCCACGGCATCCGCTCGGCCGACCAGGGCTTGATCGAAATGGCGAAAAGCTATGGCTTGTCCGGCTGGCCCTTGTACCGCGACGTGATCCTGCCGGCCGCCATGCCTTCCATTCTGGTGGGCGTGCGCTTTTCGCTGGGCCTCGTGTGGGTGCTGCTGATCGTCGCCGAAACCATCTCGGCGCAGGCCGGCATCGGCTACATGACCATGAATGCGCGCGAATTTTTGCAAACGGACGTGGTGCTGGTGGGGATACTGCTGTATGCCTTGCTGGGCAAGCTGGCCGATTTGTTCTCGCGCCGGCTGGAGCGCCACTGCCTGCGCTGGAATCCCGCTTACCGCTAA
- a CDS encoding ATP-binding cassette domain-containing protein: MLLAPIQIETDFLSHFVQYDPASAPPQAKIAPQAPLQRRGVPLELTNLSKSYTSCSVLKNVDLQLEAGEFVAIVGRSGCGKSTLLRSIAGLESVDDGRIAIGSGIGAPDIRIMFQESRLLPWKTVLDNVALGLPRSVGAAAASLWTVGLAERADDWPSALSGGQKQRVALARALVHEPQLLLLDEPLGALDALTRIEMQQLIESLWLARGFTAVLVTHDVAEAVALADRVLLIEDGQITMDVQVDLPRPRQRGHAAFAALEQAILSRVLQPSPPGQ; the protein is encoded by the coding sequence ATGCTGCTTGCCCCCATCCAGATCGAAACGGATTTCCTGTCGCACTTCGTGCAGTACGACCCGGCCAGTGCGCCGCCGCAGGCGAAGATAGCCCCACAGGCTCCCTTGCAACGGCGTGGCGTACCCTTGGAGCTGACGAACCTGAGCAAATCCTACACTAGCTGCTCCGTGCTGAAAAACGTCGACCTGCAGCTGGAAGCGGGCGAATTTGTCGCCATCGTGGGGCGCAGCGGCTGCGGCAAGAGTACCTTGCTGCGCTCGATCGCGGGCCTGGAAAGCGTCGATGACGGCAGAATCGCCATCGGCAGCGGCATCGGCGCGCCCGACATCCGCATCATGTTTCAGGAATCGCGTTTGCTGCCGTGGAAGACAGTGCTCGACAACGTGGCCCTGGGCCTGCCCCGTTCCGTCGGTGCGGCGGCCGCTTCGCTGTGGACGGTGGGCCTGGCCGAGCGGGCGGACGACTGGCCGTCGGCCCTGTCGGGCGGGCAGAAACAGCGGGTTGCGCTGGCCCGCGCCCTTGTGCACGAGCCGCAACTGCTGCTGCTCGACGAGCCCTTGGGCGCGCTCGACGCCCTGACGCGCATCGAGATGCAGCAGCTGATCGAGTCGCTGTGGCTGGCGCGCGGCTTCACGGCCGTGCTGGTGACGCATGACGTGGCCGAGGCCGTGGCCCTGGCCGACCGCGTGCTGCTGATCGAGGATGGGCAGATCACCATGGACGTGCAGGTGGATTTGCCGCGCCCGCGACAGCGCGGCCATGCGGCTTTCGCCGCGCTGGAGCAGGCTATCTTGTCGCGGGTGTTGCAGCCATCTCCGCCAGGACAATAA
- a CDS encoding HAD-IA family hydrolase, whose protein sequence is MSALPSPSSSPTPSAAGRYRAFLFDMDGTVINSIAAAERIWGTWAQRQGLDVAAFLPTIHGARSVDTIAKLRLPGVDAQRESQGITDAEIIDVEGIIEIAGALRFLQSLPPAQWALVTSAPRALATARLKAAGMPIPAIMVTAEDVKAGKPRPDCYLLAAEKLGVAPSDCLVFEDASVGIEAGEAAGAKVIVVTATHAHPLATRHPAIDSYERIVATVDGDGFIVLAEMAATPATR, encoded by the coding sequence ATGTCCGCACTGCCCTCGCCGTCTTCATCCCCGACACCATCGGCCGCCGGCCGCTACCGGGCTTTTCTATTCGACATGGACGGCACCGTCATCAATTCCATCGCCGCCGCCGAACGCATCTGGGGCACCTGGGCGCAGCGCCAGGGTCTCGACGTGGCGGCCTTCCTGCCCACCATCCACGGCGCGCGCTCGGTCGACACCATCGCCAAGCTGCGCTTGCCCGGCGTCGACGCGCAGCGCGAGTCGCAGGGCATCACGGATGCGGAAATCATCGATGTGGAAGGAATTATTGAAATCGCCGGCGCGCTGCGCTTCTTGCAGTCGCTGCCGCCCGCGCAATGGGCCCTCGTCACCTCGGCGCCGAGGGCACTGGCCACGGCGCGCCTGAAGGCGGCCGGCATGCCCATCCCCGCCATCATGGTGACGGCGGAAGACGTCAAGGCGGGCAAACCCCGGCCCGATTGCTATTTGCTGGCGGCGGAAAAACTGGGCGTGGCACCCTCCGATTGCCTGGTATTCGAGGATGCCTCGGTCGGCATCGAGGCGGGCGAAGCGGCCGGCGCGAAGGTCATCGTCGTCACTGCCACGCATGCACATCCGCTGGCCACGCGCCACCCGGCCATCGACAGCTACGAGCGCATCGTGGCAACCGTCGATGGTGACGGCTTTATTGTCCTGGCGGAGATGGCTGCAACACCCGCGACAAGATAG
- a CDS encoding META domain-containing protein, protein MLHRLTHHLKYLPLAAAIAMAGGCATTPDSAKPDTGLTPMYSLTNTYWKLTQLDGADVTMAPQQEREVRITLTDDGKVHGFTGCNRVMGGYTLSGNVLRFTQLAGTRMACPPPLMRLESAVLANLNSVTGYRFEGEYLILLKDGAPVARFESVYL, encoded by the coding sequence ATGCTGCATCGCCTGACGCATCATCTTAAATACCTGCCCCTTGCCGCCGCCATCGCCATGGCCGGCGGCTGCGCCACCACGCCCGACAGCGCCAAGCCGGACACCGGTCTGACACCGATGTACAGCCTGACGAATACCTACTGGAAGCTGACGCAGCTCGATGGCGCCGACGTGACGATGGCGCCGCAGCAGGAGCGCGAAGTGCGCATCACCCTCACCGACGATGGCAAGGTCCATGGTTTCACGGGCTGCAACCGCGTGATGGGCGGCTATACCTTGAGCGGCAACGTCCTGCGCTTCACGCAACTGGCCGGCACGCGCATGGCCTGCCCGCCGCCCCTGATGCGGCTGGAAAGCGCGGTATTGGCCAATTTGAACAGCGTGACGGGCTACCGCTTCGAAGGCGAGTACCTGATCCTGCTCAAGGATGGCGCGCCTGTGGCCCGGTTTGAATCGGTCTACCTGTGA